Proteins from a single region of Geothrix sp. PMB-07:
- a CDS encoding aldehyde ferredoxin oxidoreductase family protein — MSQLVFDPSKVMDIDYTKRTEYLDGLEAIKAAHRVLKEITYTPSLPDKGYTNRSLYVNVDTLEITEKPVTQQMKDVFIGGRGFGLWHLWNAVKPTTRWNDPENEIIISPGPVSGMTQYAGTGKSLVVSLSPQTDIPIDSNVGGFYGPLLKFSGFDALELQGKSDKDVILFIDGQKGIIRIEEAPTDPVDSHVLAEILTHMYAENEADLPNISVVSTGAAAEHSLIGMLNFSFYDRRRKCVRFKQAGRGGIGTVFRDKRIRALVIRGPKVAGDMNHPADPETIAKTGVKYHKEIRENDGSQCMMRRNGTAHIVEIMDAYDLLPVHNFQFGSHPDTHKIDSEYWQHRCTQHTVDGCWYGCSMACAKGADGLVLKTGPYKGDMVTVDGPEYENAAGLGSNCGIFDPDYLLELNFYCDTYGICTITYGTLCAFVMECYQRGILNKERTGGLEMVWGNAEASLEMMHQMARGEGFGKVAGQGVKKMKELFIRNAWGDPQLITDIGMENKGLEYSQYLSKESLAQQGGYALTNKGPQHDEAWVIFMDMVNKQLPTFEDKAEALYYFPLFRTWFGLNGFCKLPWNDVAPKNNSSQPEAHKIPEHVQNYVDLFSATTGIQIDKEELIHQSAKVYNFQRVFNIRMGKGLRLHDAAPYRSMGPVTKEEYESRAERYDKQIVEEMGLDPVGKSTEKKMALHREWRTGRFSKLMDSVYTRRGWTLDGVPTLARLKELGLDVFPEVVEVVKQHL, encoded by the coding sequence ATGAGCCAGCTCGTTTTCGATCCCAGCAAAGTGATGGACATCGACTACACCAAGCGCACCGAGTACCTCGACGGGCTCGAGGCCATCAAGGCGGCGCACAGGGTGCTGAAGGAGATCACCTACACACCCAGCCTGCCGGACAAGGGCTACACCAACCGCAGCCTCTATGTGAACGTGGACACGCTGGAGATCACGGAGAAGCCTGTCACCCAGCAGATGAAGGATGTTTTCATCGGCGGGCGCGGCTTCGGCCTCTGGCACCTCTGGAATGCGGTGAAGCCCACCACCCGGTGGAACGATCCCGAGAACGAGATCATCATCAGCCCCGGTCCCGTGTCGGGCATGACGCAATACGCGGGCACGGGCAAGTCCCTGGTGGTGAGCCTCTCGCCCCAGACGGACATTCCCATCGATTCCAACGTGGGCGGCTTCTATGGCCCCCTGCTGAAGTTCTCGGGCTTCGACGCCCTCGAACTGCAGGGTAAGTCCGACAAGGACGTCATCCTGTTCATCGATGGCCAGAAGGGCATCATCCGCATCGAAGAGGCGCCCACGGATCCCGTGGACAGCCATGTGCTGGCGGAAATCCTGACGCACATGTACGCCGAGAACGAAGCGGACCTGCCGAACATCTCGGTGGTATCCACCGGCGCGGCCGCCGAGCACAGCCTCATCGGCATGCTGAACTTCTCGTTCTACGACCGCCGCCGCAAGTGCGTGCGCTTCAAGCAGGCCGGCCGGGGCGGCATCGGCACCGTGTTCCGGGACAAGCGCATCCGAGCCCTTGTCATCCGCGGGCCCAAGGTGGCTGGCGACATGAACCACCCCGCGGATCCCGAGACCATCGCCAAGACGGGCGTGAAGTACCACAAGGAAATCCGCGAGAACGACGGCTCCCAGTGCATGATGCGCCGCAATGGCACTGCGCACATCGTCGAGATCATGGATGCCTACGACCTGCTGCCGGTCCACAACTTCCAGTTCGGCTCACACCCCGATACCCACAAGATCGATTCGGAGTACTGGCAGCACCGCTGCACCCAGCACACGGTGGACGGCTGCTGGTACGGCTGCTCCATGGCCTGCGCCAAGGGCGCCGATGGCCTCGTGCTGAAGACCGGCCCCTACAAGGGCGACATGGTGACGGTGGATGGTCCCGAGTACGAAAACGCCGCGGGTCTGGGCTCCAACTGCGGCATCTTCGACCCCGACTACCTGCTGGAACTGAACTTCTACTGCGACACCTACGGCATCTGCACCATCACCTACGGCACCCTCTGCGCCTTCGTCATGGAGTGCTACCAGCGCGGCATCCTGAACAAGGAGCGAACGGGCGGACTGGAGATGGTCTGGGGCAACGCCGAGGCCAGCCTCGAGATGATGCACCAGATGGCCCGGGGCGAAGGCTTCGGCAAGGTCGCCGGACAAGGCGTGAAGAAGATGAAGGAACTGTTCATCAGGAACGCCTGGGGCGATCCGCAGCTCATCACCGACATCGGGATGGAGAACAAGGGCCTCGAATACTCCCAGTACCTGTCCAAGGAATCCCTGGCCCAGCAAGGCGGCTACGCGCTCACCAACAAGGGCCCGCAGCACGATGAGGCCTGGGTGATCTTCATGGACATGGTGAACAAGCAGCTGCCCACGTTTGAGGACAAGGCGGAGGCGCTCTACTATTTCCCCCTGTTCCGCACCTGGTTCGGCCTCAACGGTTTCTGCAAGCTGCCCTGGAACGACGTGGCGCCCAAGAACAACAGTTCCCAGCCCGAGGCGCACAAGATTCCCGAGCACGTGCAGAACTATGTGGATCTCTTCAGCGCCACCACGGGCATCCAGATCGACAAGGAAGAGCTCATCCACCAGTCGGCCAAGGTCTACAACTTCCAGCGCGTGTTCAACATCCGCATGGGCAAGGGCCTGCGCCTGCACGACGCGGCGCCCTACCGTTCCATGGGCCCCGTCACGAAGGAGGAATACGAATCCCGCGCCGAGCGCTACGACAAGCAGATCGTGGAAGAGATGGGTCTCGACCCCGTGGGCAAATCCACCGAGAAGAAGATGGCTCTGCACCGTGAATGGCGCACGGGACGCTTCTCCAAGCTCATGGACAGCGTCTACACGCGCCGTGGCTGGACTCTGGATGGCGTGCCCACCTTGGCACGGCTCAAGGAACTGGGTCTCGACGTCTTCCCCGAAGTGGTCGAGGTCGTGAAACAGCATTTGTAG
- a CDS encoding aldehyde dehydrogenase family protein: protein MQKILSALGLSEVNPGGFSGTWTGSGKAQRIISPIQGETLATVTNVTPQEFEAILAKTHAAFQTWRLVPAPKRGEVVKALGDELRKHKAALAELVTLEMGKTLREGLGEVQEMIDICDFAVGLSRQLYGLTMPSERKQHRLQEQWHPLGVVGVITAFNFPVAVWSWNTALALVCGDTVLWKPSSKTPLTAIACTKIAEKVLRDFGFDPAICSLAIGKGSDIGDLINTDPRVALVSYTGSVPGGRHVGSLVQQRFGRHILELGGNGAVIVSDKADLDIALRSIYFGAIGTSGQRCTSTRRVIVQESVLPAFRERLLELYRKTPIGDPRENKHLMGPLVDQEAVATMLAAIATVKAQGGKVLHGGEKLANPGGCYITPCLVEVPGNLDIVKEETFAPVLYLMPYRTIEEAIALQNGVSQGLSSAIITNDQRESELFLSAAGSDCGLANVNTGTSGAEIGGAFGGEKETGGGRESGSDAWKAYMRRQTSAINFSGQVELAQGITLEI, encoded by the coding sequence ATGCAGAAGATTTTGAGCGCTCTGGGCCTTTCCGAAGTGAACCCTGGAGGGTTCTCCGGCACATGGACGGGCAGCGGGAAAGCGCAGCGGATCATCTCTCCCATTCAGGGCGAGACCTTGGCCACCGTCACCAATGTCACGCCCCAGGAGTTCGAGGCCATCCTGGCCAAAACCCACGCGGCCTTCCAGACGTGGCGCCTGGTGCCCGCCCCCAAGCGCGGCGAGGTGGTGAAGGCCCTGGGCGATGAGCTGCGCAAGCACAAGGCCGCCCTCGCCGAACTGGTCACGTTGGAGATGGGCAAGACGTTGCGCGAAGGCCTGGGCGAGGTGCAGGAGATGATCGACATCTGCGATTTCGCCGTGGGCCTCTCGCGCCAGCTTTACGGCCTGACCATGCCCAGCGAACGCAAGCAGCACCGCCTGCAGGAACAGTGGCATCCCCTCGGCGTGGTGGGCGTCATCACGGCCTTCAATTTCCCCGTGGCCGTGTGGAGCTGGAACACGGCCCTGGCCCTCGTTTGCGGCGACACGGTGCTGTGGAAGCCCTCGTCGAAAACACCGCTGACGGCCATCGCCTGCACGAAGATCGCCGAGAAGGTGCTGCGCGACTTCGGCTTCGACCCCGCCATCTGCAGCCTGGCCATCGGCAAGGGCAGTGACATCGGCGACCTCATCAACACCGACCCCCGCGTGGCCCTGGTGTCCTACACGGGCTCAGTGCCCGGTGGCCGCCACGTGGGCAGCCTGGTGCAGCAGCGTTTCGGCCGCCACATCCTCGAACTGGGCGGCAATGGCGCGGTGATCGTCAGCGACAAGGCCGATCTGGACATTGCCCTGCGCTCCATCTATTTCGGTGCCATCGGCACTTCGGGCCAGCGCTGCACCTCCACCCGCCGTGTCATCGTGCAGGAATCCGTGCTGCCCGCCTTCCGTGAGCGTCTGTTGGAGCTCTATCGCAAGACCCCCATCGGCGATCCCCGGGAGAACAAGCACCTCATGGGGCCGCTGGTGGATCAGGAGGCCGTGGCAACCATGCTGGCGGCCATCGCCACCGTGAAGGCGCAGGGCGGCAAGGTCCTCCATGGCGGCGAGAAACTGGCCAACCCGGGCGGCTGCTACATCACGCCCTGCCTGGTGGAAGTTCCCGGCAACCTCGACATCGTGAAGGAGGAAACCTTCGCACCGGTGCTCTACCTCATGCCCTACCGCACCATCGAAGAAGCCATCGCCCTTCAGAACGGCGTGAGCCAGGGCCTCTCCAGCGCCATCATCACCAACGATCAGCGCGAGAGCGAGCTGTTCCTCTCGGCGGCAGGCAGCGATTGCGGGCTGGCCAACGTGAACACCGGCACCAGCGGCGCCGAAATCGGCGGGGCCTTTGGCGGCGAGAAGGAGACGGGCGGCGGCCGGGAGAGCGGCAGCGATGCCTGGAAGGCCTACATGCGCCGCCAGACCAGCGCCATCAACTTCAGCGGCCAGGTGGAGCTGGCCCAGGGCATCACCCTCGAGATTTGA
- a CDS encoding GyrI-like domain-containing protein: MTATASEATRHEYAARMNRVVDHIQSHLAEPLNLERLAAIACFSPFHFHRLFSAWMGETLQAHVQRLRLERAAKLLSFDRRKTITEVALDCGFSSSSAFARAFKQAYGLSGSEWRKRKICQTNRKSWEAEQEAILRSSAEPGPMARPSELPMARFPIHVQVRHLEPATLAYIRHIGSYKGNAALFRRLFDQLFAWAGPRGLMGPEARYLSLFQDNPNLTPAAKQRLEVALTVPPGTAPDGPIGIKPLEGGLYAIARVRVLPHEYADPWETLVGAWLPASGYQPDGRPALEIYLNNPDTDPEGRFELEICFPVRPL, from the coding sequence ATGACCGCAACCGCCTCGGAGGCCACCCGCCACGAGTACGCTGCCCGCATGAACCGGGTGGTGGATCACATCCAGTCCCACTTGGCTGAGCCCCTGAACCTTGAGCGGCTGGCCGCCATTGCCTGCTTCAGCCCCTTCCACTTCCACCGGCTCTTCTCGGCCTGGATGGGAGAGACCTTGCAGGCGCATGTTCAGCGGCTGCGCCTGGAGCGCGCCGCCAAGCTGCTGAGCTTCGACCGCCGCAAAACCATCACTGAGGTGGCCCTTGATTGCGGCTTCTCCAGCTCCAGCGCTTTCGCCCGCGCCTTCAAGCAGGCTTACGGCCTTTCGGGCAGCGAATGGCGAAAGCGCAAGATCTGTCAAACGAACCGCAAGTCGTGGGAAGCAGAGCAGGAGGCCATTCTCCGATCCTCTGCGGAGCCGGGCCCGATGGCCCGCCCATCGGAGCTCCCCATGGCACGCTTCCCCATCCACGTTCAGGTGCGTCATCTTGAACCTGCCACCCTGGCCTACATCCGGCACATCGGCTCGTACAAAGGCAACGCCGCGCTATTCCGCCGACTGTTCGACCAGCTTTTCGCCTGGGCCGGACCGCGCGGCCTCATGGGCCCAGAGGCTCGCTACCTCAGCCTCTTCCAGGACAATCCCAACCTCACACCGGCCGCGAAGCAGCGCCTGGAAGTGGCGCTCACGGTACCCCCGGGAACGGCCCCGGACGGGCCCATCGGCATCAAGCCCTTGGAAGGTGGTCTCTATGCCATTGCGAGGGTCCGTGTGCTCCCTCACGAGTACGCTGATCCCTGGGAAACCCTCGTCGGAGCGTGGCTTCCTGCCAGCGGTTACCAACCCGATGGGCGACCGGCTCTGGAAATCTATCTGAACAACCCTGACACCGATCCTGAAGGACGCTTCGAGCTGGAGATCTGCTTTCCGGTGAGGCCTCTGTAG
- a CDS encoding LysR family transcriptional regulator, whose product MDALLDLPQLRTFYTLAQSGSFTDCARKLNRTQSAVSHAMAKLEELAGVPLLSRKGRELGLTEEGRRLYAACEQAFATLDAAAEDLRRHQSLGRGRLRVGTTVEFGTSILMKHMQPFLTEHPGLEVDFTLSHDLLAPLLRDDLDLVIDCQEHPLPALKKVPLFRETYVVACSRAFKRAHRLKVPADLSGCPVLSLDKAGAWWNRFLMAVPDREQPQLDRVIAVNHIRAMIHAAAVGMGAALVPRYSVLEELERGDLVALFPDIRPTEDRFSIYQKKVKATHEKQRLLTQYLQSLSPAEFGS is encoded by the coding sequence ATGGATGCCCTGCTCGATCTGCCCCAGCTCCGCACCTTCTATACACTGGCGCAGTCCGGCAGCTTCACGGACTGCGCCCGCAAGCTGAACCGGACCCAATCCGCCGTGAGCCATGCCATGGCCAAGCTGGAGGAACTGGCGGGCGTGCCTTTGCTGTCCAGGAAGGGGCGGGAGCTGGGGCTGACGGAGGAGGGGCGTCGGCTCTACGCCGCTTGCGAGCAGGCCTTCGCCACCCTGGACGCCGCGGCCGAGGATCTCCGCCGACATCAAAGCCTCGGCCGAGGGCGGTTGCGCGTGGGCACCACGGTGGAGTTCGGCACCAGCATCCTCATGAAGCACATGCAGCCCTTTTTGACAGAGCACCCGGGCCTGGAGGTCGACTTCACGCTCAGCCACGACCTGCTCGCTCCCCTGCTGCGCGACGACCTCGATCTCGTCATCGATTGCCAGGAACATCCGCTGCCCGCGCTGAAAAAGGTGCCTCTGTTCCGGGAAACCTACGTGGTGGCCTGCTCCAGGGCCTTCAAGAGAGCCCACCGGCTGAAGGTGCCCGCCGATCTCTCCGGCTGCCCGGTGTTGTCGCTCGACAAGGCCGGTGCCTGGTGGAACCGCTTCCTCATGGCCGTGCCCGACCGCGAGCAGCCGCAGTTGGACCGGGTGATCGCGGTGAACCACATCCGGGCCATGATCCACGCCGCCGCCGTGGGCATGGGAGCCGCGCTGGTGCCGCGCTACAGCGTGCTGGAAGAGTTGGAGCGGGGCGATCTCGTGGCCCTGTTCCCAGACATCCGTCCCACGGAGGACCGCTTCTCGATCTATCAAAAGAAGGTCAAGGCCACCCACGAAAAGCAGCGGCTGCTCACCCAGTACCTTCAGTCCCTGAGCCCGGCGGAATTCGGTTCCTGA
- the modA gene encoding molybdate ABC transporter substrate-binding protein gives MKLRSMLTAALGLWLSLGGPLRAQGAPTPLAIAAAGDLRGVLEDFKGRFEAGRPGAQLQLTFGASGSLTAQIQQGAPFDVFLAADTGFPEQLQKAGLVTSEGLFPYATGALTLWVRKDLGLDPSKEGLKLLLDGRVKKIATANPQVAPYGRAGEAALRQADLYDAVKPRLVFADNIAQAAQFLQAGAAEAGLISFSQANHAALRQTGQAWKVPSGAYPPLRQAGVILKRTGNPELARAFMAFLVGAEGQALLAKHGFGAP, from the coding sequence ATGAAACTCCGCAGCATGCTGACCGCAGCCCTGGGCCTGTGGCTGAGTTTGGGCGGGCCGCTCCGAGCCCAGGGCGCGCCCACGCCCCTGGCCATCGCCGCGGCCGGGGATCTGCGGGGCGTGCTGGAGGACTTCAAGGGCCGCTTCGAGGCGGGCCGCCCCGGCGCCCAGCTGCAGCTCACCTTTGGCGCCTCCGGCAGCCTCACGGCGCAGATCCAGCAGGGCGCCCCCTTTGATGTTTTCCTTGCCGCTGACACGGGGTTTCCCGAGCAGTTGCAGAAGGCCGGGCTGGTGACGTCGGAGGGACTCTTTCCCTATGCCACCGGCGCCCTGACCCTTTGGGTACGAAAGGACCTGGGGCTCGATCCTTCAAAGGAAGGCCTCAAGCTGCTCCTCGATGGCCGGGTGAAGAAAATCGCCACGGCCAATCCCCAGGTGGCGCCCTACGGTCGCGCGGGGGAGGCGGCCCTCCGCCAGGCGGACCTCTATGACGCCGTGAAACCCCGGCTGGTCTTCGCTGACAACATCGCCCAGGCGGCTCAGTTTCTTCAGGCTGGCGCAGCGGAGGCCGGGCTCATCTCCTTCTCCCAGGCCAACCATGCAGCCCTGCGCCAGACAGGCCAGGCCTGGAAGGTGCCCAGTGGAGCCTATCCTCCCCTGCGCCAGGCAGGCGTGATCCTGAAGCGCACCGGCAATCCAGAACTGGCCCGGGCCTTCATGGCCTTCCTCGTGGGCGCCGAGGGCCAGGCCCTGCTGGCCAAGCATGGCTTCGGAGCGCCCTGA
- the modB gene encoding molybdate ABC transporter permease subunit — protein sequence MDWEAIRLSLRLAALSVGLLVPLGIALAWPLAFGRFRGKVLLEALTSLPLILPPTVLGFYLIVALGPRSPIGQVWEALTGARLVFTFQGLLLAQVVTNLPFFLQPLVASLGSVDRRLLEAASTLGSRPLGVYLRVALPLAWRGLLSAMILSFAHAIGEFGVVLMVGGSLPGRTRTASIALFDQVQSFDMAGANRTALLLLAFALLVLMGIAWLRSRERAWS from the coding sequence ATGGATTGGGAGGCCATCCGCCTCAGCCTGCGGCTGGCGGCCCTTTCCGTGGGGCTGCTGGTGCCGCTGGGCATCGCCCTGGCCTGGCCCCTGGCTTTCGGGCGCTTCCGCGGCAAGGTGCTGCTGGAGGCTTTGACCTCGCTGCCTCTGATCCTGCCGCCCACGGTGCTGGGCTTCTACCTCATCGTGGCCCTGGGCCCCCGCAGCCCCATCGGCCAGGTCTGGGAGGCCCTCACGGGAGCCCGGCTGGTGTTCACCTTCCAGGGGCTGCTGCTGGCCCAGGTGGTCACGAACCTGCCCTTCTTCCTGCAGCCCCTGGTGGCCTCCCTCGGCAGTGTGGACCGGCGCTTGCTGGAAGCGGCCAGCACCCTCGGCTCGCGGCCCCTGGGCGTCTACCTGCGGGTGGCCCTGCCCCTGGCCTGGCGGGGCCTGCTTTCGGCCATGATCCTCAGCTTCGCGCATGCCATCGGCGAGTTCGGCGTGGTGCTGATGGTGGGTGGCAGTCTGCCGGGCAGGACACGTACGGCTTCCATCGCGCTCTTCGATCAGGTGCAGTCCTTCGACATGGCCGGTGCCAACCGCACGGCGCTGTTGCTGCTCGCCTTCGCGCTGCTGGTGCTCATGGGCATCGCGTGGCTGCGCTCCCGGGAGCGGGCGTGGAGCTGA
- a CDS encoding sensor histidine kinase → MGVWLVAAVVHVFLRAEQRLLTWPLSYLALEALAGLSLAYRAAKSVGRTRVAWGLVAASALLEVPNLLLTALHYRGLLPAWVVGATSYLSLTTGMLVLAGILSFPVGQKRGGLFRRRVLDSLVFAAALLFLLWVMGIHASLQMAGRGMGLRVFSAYLNVALLGGGLVFMTSYHPDCIRGPLGWLGASALAWLGAISCWTLMGLPPVVARQSWIIIAGAIPLFQGLAAWSTKSVEDSLPEAEVGGRLAGLLSYLPVSIAVAVLAALLAWAPQQVNREAYAIFLAMVMLLLLRQFQAIQDLQAARQTLAERVQQRTLALEQAQEAMLRTERMNTLALMGAGLAHDLNNLLGAVKGSADLAVMNLEDGLAPRKDELERIAMAAERASLLTRRLMEFARREKEELLPMDLGPAVQEMEATLRLLLPKSVAFLMQMPTQGPLTVLTSRIRLEQMLVNLVANAGDAMPGGGILRIRVDHAGSDLDEAMIEVMDSGVGMTAEVLARIFDPFFTTKAPGKGTGLGLSSLKAMVEEGGGRLEVESAPGQGTRFRILVPRLPDGALSPR, encoded by the coding sequence GTGGGTGTCTGGTTGGTGGCAGCGGTCGTTCACGTGTTTCTGCGTGCCGAGCAGCGCCTGCTGACCTGGCCCCTGTCCTACCTCGCCCTGGAAGCCCTGGCTGGATTGAGCCTCGCCTATCGGGCCGCCAAGTCGGTGGGGCGCACGCGCGTAGCTTGGGGATTGGTGGCTGCCTCGGCCCTGCTGGAGGTGCCCAACCTGCTGTTGACCGCCCTGCACTACCGAGGGCTGCTCCCCGCCTGGGTGGTGGGCGCCACCAGCTACCTGTCCCTGACCACGGGCATGCTCGTGCTGGCGGGCATCCTCAGCTTTCCCGTGGGGCAGAAGCGGGGCGGCCTGTTCCGGCGCCGGGTGCTGGACAGCCTGGTCTTCGCGGCGGCCCTGCTCTTCCTGCTCTGGGTCATGGGGATCCATGCCTCCCTTCAGATGGCGGGCCGGGGCATGGGCCTGCGCGTCTTCTCGGCCTACCTGAACGTGGCGCTCCTCGGCGGCGGGCTGGTGTTCATGACCTCCTACCATCCCGATTGCATTCGCGGGCCCCTGGGATGGCTCGGCGCCTCGGCCCTGGCCTGGCTCGGGGCCATCTCCTGTTGGACCTTGATGGGCCTGCCCCCAGTCGTCGCCAGGCAGAGCTGGATCATCATCGCGGGCGCCATTCCCCTCTTCCAGGGCCTCGCCGCGTGGTCGACAAAATCCGTGGAGGACAGCCTGCCCGAGGCGGAGGTGGGTGGACGCCTCGCCGGGCTGCTCTCCTACCTGCCCGTCAGCATCGCCGTGGCGGTGCTCGCCGCCCTGCTCGCCTGGGCGCCCCAGCAGGTGAACCGGGAGGCCTATGCCATCTTCCTGGCCATGGTGATGTTGCTTCTGCTGCGCCAGTTCCAGGCCATCCAGGATCTCCAGGCCGCCCGCCAAACCCTCGCCGAGCGGGTGCAGCAGCGGACCCTCGCCCTGGAGCAGGCCCAGGAAGCCATGCTGCGCACCGAGCGCATGAACACCCTGGCCCTGATGGGCGCGGGCCTGGCCCATGACCTGAACAACCTGCTGGGCGCCGTGAAGGGCTCTGCGGATCTGGCGGTGATGAACCTGGAAGACGGCCTCGCGCCCCGCAAGGACGAACTGGAGCGCATTGCCATGGCGGCGGAACGGGCTTCCCTGCTCACCCGTCGGCTCATGGAATTCGCCCGAAGGGAGAAGGAGGAATTGCTGCCCATGGACCTGGGCCCGGCCGTGCAGGAGATGGAGGCCACCCTGCGTCTGCTGCTGCCCAAGTCCGTGGCCTTCCTCATGCAAATGCCCACGCAGGGCCCGCTGACGGTGCTGACGTCGCGCATCCGCCTGGAACAGATGCTGGTGAACCTGGTGGCGAACGCCGGTGATGCCATGCCGGGCGGCGGCATCCTCCGCATCCGAGTGGATCATGCGGGATCGGACCTGGACGAAGCCATGATTGAGGTGATGGATTCCGGCGTGGGAATGACGGCCGAGGTGCTGGCCCGAATCTTCGATCCCTTCTTCACCACCAAGGCTCCGGGGAAGGGTACGGGGCTGGGCCTCTCTTCACTCAAGGCCATGGTGGAAGAAGGCGGTGGCCGCCTGGAGGTGGAAAGCGCGCCTGGCCAGGGCACCCGGTTCCGCATCCTGGTCCCGCGCCTGCCCGATGGAGCGCTCAGCCCCCGCTGA
- a CDS encoding ferritin translates to MISQTMQHALNAQINLEQYSAQLYLAMSAHCIGKSFKGFGQWLKVQASEETAHAARLIDFVLDRGGKLELQALEAPPTEFGGVIQVFEAILAHEKGITGRINALFELARAEKDYASEIALQWYVTEQVEEEARVGEIVDHLHAVGDQGGAIWYLDSKMGKRSVQ, encoded by the coding sequence ATGATCAGCCAGACCATGCAGCATGCGCTGAACGCGCAGATCAACCTGGAGCAGTATTCAGCTCAGCTCTACCTGGCCATGAGCGCCCACTGCATCGGAAAAAGCTTCAAGGGCTTCGGCCAGTGGCTCAAGGTGCAGGCTTCCGAGGAGACGGCGCACGCGGCGAGGCTCATCGATTTCGTGCTCGACCGCGGCGGCAAGCTGGAGCTTCAGGCCTTGGAGGCGCCTCCCACCGAATTCGGCGGAGTCATCCAGGTCTTCGAGGCCATCCTTGCCCATGAGAAGGGCATCACGGGACGGATCAATGCGCTGTTTGAATTGGCACGGGCCGAAAAGGATTACGCCAGCGAGATCGCGCTCCAGTGGTACGTGACAGAGCAGGTGGAAGAGGAGGCCCGCGTCGGCGAGATCGTGGACCATCTCCACGCCGTGGGCGATCAGGGGGGCGCCATCTGGTACCTGGATTCCAAGATGGGGAAACGCTCAGTTCAGTAG
- the rplI gene encoding 50S ribosomal protein L9 gives MEILLIENVTHLGVRGDVVNVKDGYARNFLLPRKMALPVTAGNKRQIELEKVRAEKLRAKELADAKSLAEKLEAISLAVAKKAGENGHLFGSVTNADVAELFKGKGFTLDRRDITVPHIKDAGTYVVDVRLYSGVHAKVNLEVSAAAAAE, from the coding sequence ATGGAAATCCTTCTGATCGAGAACGTCACCCACCTCGGCGTCCGCGGCGATGTCGTGAACGTCAAGGACGGCTACGCCCGCAACTTCCTGCTGCCCCGCAAGATGGCCCTGCCCGTCACCGCCGGCAACAAGCGCCAGATCGAGCTGGAAAAGGTCCGCGCCGAGAAGCTGCGCGCCAAGGAACTGGCCGATGCCAAGAGCCTGGCCGAGAAGCTGGAAGCCATCAGCCTCGCCGTGGCCAAGAAGGCCGGCGAGAACGGCCACCTCTTCGGTTCCGTCACCAACGCCGATGTGGCCGAGCTCTTCAAGGGCAAGGGCTTCACACTGGATCGCCGCGACATCACCGTGCCCCACATCAAGGATGCGGGCACCTATGTCGTGGATGTGCGCCTCTACAGCGGCGTTCACGCCAAGGTCAACCTCGAAGTCAGCGCCGCCGCGGCCGCTGAATAA
- the thiS gene encoding sulfur carrier protein ThiS: MTVRDVLTARNYRFPMLVIHVDDALIQKADYDSTTIPDGAVVKVIHLISGG; encoded by the coding sequence ATGACCGTACGCGATGTCCTTACAGCCAGGAACTACCGCTTTCCCATGCTGGTCATCCATGTGGACGACGCCTTGATTCAGAAAGCGGACTACGACTCCACCACCATCCCGGACGGCGCGGTGGTCAAGGTCATCCACCTCATCAGCGGGGGCTGA
- a CDS encoding HU family DNA-binding protein: protein MAKTSSKPDTLGIAELAANLAEAQDLSKARAKAILDGVRDHIVETLLAGNRVNLFGLGTFEVRATKEKMGRNPKTGESIQIPAGRKVVFKTAKGLKDQM, encoded by the coding sequence ATGGCCAAGACCTCTTCCAAGCCCGACACCCTCGGCATCGCTGAACTCGCCGCCAACCTCGCCGAGGCCCAGGACCTTTCCAAGGCCCGCGCCAAGGCCATCCTGGACGGCGTCCGTGATCACATCGTCGAGACCCTGCTCGCTGGCAACCGGGTGAACCTCTTCGGTCTCGGCACCTTCGAAGTGCGCGCCACCAAGGAGAAGATGGGCCGCAACCCCAAGACCGGCGAAAGCATCCAGATCCCCGCCGGCCGCAAAGTCGTCTTCAAGACGGCCAAGGGCCTCAAGGACCAGATGTAA